Genomic DNA from Deltaproteobacteria bacterium:
TTCTGAGCGAAGCGAAGAATCTGTTCGGGCTCAGGATAAACTCCGCGAAGAATCCAATATTATCAAGTAGATCCTTCACGGAGTTTACACTGAGCGAAGCGAATGTGTTCAGGATGACAACCATGAAAAGCGCATTTTCCACCACTCCCCTTCACACAACTGTTTCGTCACACTCTTTATAATAGGTAGCAACTTTCTCTCCTCTCCTGCCGATAACTATAGTGAGAGAGGAGAGAAAAATGAAAAAGAAGTTTTTTTTGTTTTTCGTAGTCATTTCAATGGCTTGCGTCGTATTCACAACCACCCTACTCCATGCCGCCGACGATGCCAGTGGTTCCAATGGCGACGAAGAAACCGAATTCTGCTAATAATCACGCCCTGCGCAACCTAAAATTCTTCTACTGGGAAGGTGCTTTTTCTGGTCTCGCGGCCGGTTGTGTCGATATTTATGCTGCGGCCTACATTCTATATCTCGGCGCCACCCCTTTCCATATTGCCCTTCTCATTTCTCTTCCCACCCTACTTGGTTCCATCATTCAACTCACCATTCCCGGACTTATCGAAAAATGGGGGACCCGAAAAGGTTTTGTCCGGTGGGGGCTTTTTGTATTCGCTCTTCTTTCTTGTGTGATGGCGTTTGCTTTTCTTTTCGGAAACGGGTGGGGAATTTATTTTCTCATTTTTGGATTCTGTCTATATGAAATTCTCAATCAGACATTTTTAACCGCGTGGACAAGTTGGACGGGTGACGTGGTTCCCCATTCGCGCCGCGGAGAATTTTTTGGTAACCGCACACGGTTCAACCACATCGCCATGTTTATCACCACACTCGCGGGCGGATTCTTTCTTTCGAAACTTGTTAAAAGTGGGGCAACACCGGCCATCGGATTTTGCATTCTATATTTGTTGGGTGGTCTTTTCCGGTTTCTTGGTTTCTGGATTATTCAAAAACCGACGGAGCCGCCTCTCACCCATGAAGTTGGTCCCACAGAAAAAGCTCTTGTCTCTTTTTTCAAAAATATCCGTCACCCCACTCTGGGATGGTTTCTTCTCTACGGCGGCATTGTCAATCTTGTGATTTATATGGGCGCCACTTATCTTGCCCCCTATTTTCTTGAAAATCTGAAAATCAATTACAGCACCTACAGCATTTTGTTTTGCACATTGATTCTGGGGAAGTTCGCTTTCTATCCGCTATGGGGAGAGATGGCCGATAAAGAAGGTGGAAAGAAAATTTTTATTCTCTGCAGTCTGCTGTTCGCGGTTTATCCTTTCCTCTGGCTTTTCTCTCACGCTATTTTTTATCTTATGCTGGTTCAGATTTATCGGGCTATTTTTTGGAGTGGTTATGAAACCGTCTCGTATAAATTTTTATTGGACGCCACCACCAACAGAAATCGTCCGCTCTTTGCTTCTTACACAAATCTTTTTAACGGAATTCTGGCGGTGGGTGGAGCTATGCTGGGAACACTCTTCTTCAAACATTCTTTTTTCACTTCGCCCTATCTTTTTGTTTTTTTCATGGCGGGAGGAATCCAACTACTGGCATCGGTAATTTTGCTTCCCATGATACGGGAACCTCAAAGAATTTCTTCGACTTCTGTAAGAATGGCGGCACCGATTGCCGGGGCGGAGGTAAGTCCGGGCGAATCAATTCCCAAGGTGTGAATTTGGTGTTATTTCAATAGACTTTTGAGAAACAATCAAGATACTCGATCAACTGTCGTTCAAATTCGACAGTA
This window encodes:
- a CDS encoding MFS transporter, which codes for MATKKPNSANNHALRNLKFFYWEGAFSGLAAGCVDIYAAAYILYLGATPFHIALLISLPTLLGSIIQLTIPGLIEKWGTRKGFVRWGLFVFALLSCVMAFAFLFGNGWGIYFLIFGFCLYEILNQTFLTAWTSWTGDVVPHSRRGEFFGNRTRFNHIAMFITTLAGGFFLSKLVKSGATPAIGFCILYLLGGLFRFLGFWIIQKPTEPPLTHEVGPTEKALVSFFKNIRHPTLGWFLLYGGIVNLVIYMGATYLAPYFLENLKINYSTYSILFCTLILGKFAFYPLWGEMADKEGGKKIFILCSLLFAVYPFLWLFSHAIFYLMLVQIYRAIFWSGYETVSYKFLLDATTNRNRPLFASYTNLFNGILAVGGAMLGTLFFKHSFFTSPYLFVFFMAGGIQLLASVILLPMIREPQRISSTSVRMAAPIAGAEVSPGESIPKV